Sequence from the Chitinophagales bacterium genome:
GAGATATTTTTTCAATCGGCTGTATGGGTGTTTTACTGTACAGATGAGTTTTGAAAAATAGTTACAAAATTTCACAATTTGAAGAATGGTTGATTTCCGGTTATGACCATATGCATAGTGCTTATTCCGGCATTTCGCGGTTCTATGTCGTAGTGAAGCGGGATATCGCAAATGAAAAATCCGGGTTAAAATGGCATAATGTCAACAATACGGACACTGCACTTCCTTATCATGATTCAAACCAAACATTGGTATTTTTCAGAGCGACAATCAAAAAACTTCAACTACTTTACCTTTATACTGCTCCAATTGCAAGACTCTTTGAAACGTATTTTTTTCACCATCCCAATACCTGAAGCTATCAGCACAGCTTTGCTGAAGCCTTTTATAGGAAGACATGTTTATGGTGTTCGATGGGTTCCGCAAGAACAGTTGCACATCACTGTTTATTTCGCGGGTGAAGTAACCGAGGAGGTGCTCCATACCTTTGACTCACTGGTACCGGTTCTTTGCCAATCGAAAACCGCTTTCAATCTCGAATTTGAAAATCTGCGCTTGCTGTATAAAAACAAAAAACCAGCTATGTTGTGGGCAGTCTTTAAGGAACATTCTTCATTCACTGATTTGTCGGTGTCCATCTGCAGAATTTTTTCTGCTCCGGAGCGCCGGGAACAAACGCCGCATATCACCCTGGCACGTATCCGGCAGTTGCATCAGTTGCCCTTTGATCTTCCCGCCATGAAACCATTTTCCATCCATGTTGATTCCATTGAATTATGGCAGTCGCACCTGCAGCAAACGGGATCTGTTTATGAGGTAATCAGCCAATGGAAACTGGGAAAGTGAGCCTGTTAAACAACTGAAATACTATCTTCACCACGTTGTTGCGGGCCTGACAACGACTCCGCATCACGACCGTTCACGAATTATTAACCAATCAAATTTTTCCTATGTACAGCATACAGTCACGACTGCAAAAGGAGATCGACGACATCCGGTCTGCAGGTCTATACAAGCAAGAGCGCATCATCACTTCACCGCAGGGAGCAGAGATCACCGTTAATGGAAAAAAAGTGTTGAACTTCTGCGCCAACAATTATCTTGGTCTAAGCTCACATCCCAAGGTTATCAGGGCAGCTGAAGATGCCATTGACACCCATGGTTACGGCATGTCGAGTGTGCGCTTCATATGCGGCACACAGGATATTCATAAAACGCTGGAGCAGAAAATCTCCGCCTTCCTTGGCACCGAAG
This genomic interval carries:
- the thpR gene encoding RNA 2',3'-cyclic phosphodiesterase, which produces MIQTKHWYFSERQSKNFNYFTFILLQLQDSLKRIFFTIPIPEAISTALLKPFIGRHVYGVRWVPQEQLHITVYFAGEVTEEVLHTFDSLVPVLCQSKTAFNLEFENLRLLYKNKKPAMLWAVFKEHSSFTDLSVSICRIFSAPERREQTPHITLARIRQLHQLPFDLPAMKPFSIHVDSIELWQSHLQQTGSVYEVISQWKLGK